ATAGCATCCGTCTCGTTAAGCGTTGCCACAAACCAGATCGCAAAGGTATTGTTTTGTTTTGAAATCTATTGATTCTGCTGGATCTCGACCTGTGAATTGACCTAAGCTTGTTTTGATTTTCGTTTGTAGAGTTCACGAAAGTTGCAGTTCGTACGGCGATAGGGTTTGTAGTGATGGGATTCGTTGGCTTCTTTGTGAAGCTCATCTTTATTCCCATCAACAACATCATCGTCGGCGCCACTTAGGTATATTCTTTCTTTTTCTTCAATTTATTTCAGATCGGTTGTATGTGAATGGTGTGATTCAACAATTGGTTGGTGTAGCATCAATTCTTGTTAGGACCCATCATGCTTCTCCTGTGGTTGGATTATACAATGGTGTTCTCAGTTGTGTCAAGAAAAAAGGTCTTTATGTTTACTGCATTCAATATCTGAGTACTTCATATTCAATGAGAGATTGTTGAAATTTATCCAAACAAGTAGCTTTTGATCACTGTCATATACAAGTCTAGAATCTGATCAATGTAAAATTTGTGTTGAGCATTTGTCATTCAAGGGAAAGATGGTTAACGAAGAAATTTGCTTTTTCAGTAATCATTAGATGAAAACTGTTGTTTGGGAACTACTCTTCTAAGTCTTTGTTTGGTGTGTTTGCAGGAAGCAAAGAACAGAGTTTTGAGAGAGAGAGAAAATTAGAGTTTTGCTGTTACAAGAAGTCACATGTCACTTCTATGTTTTCATGTCATCGGATTCCATTTGTTGCTATGTTTTTTTTCTTTCTTAATTTGTTCGCGACTGAGATTTCAGGAAGTTGTGACCTAGGATTTCATGTATACACTTGGTCTGTCTCTCTTTTACACCCCAAACCTCGACCAGTCCCCCCACTACATGGTTAACAAAATAGAAAGACTGGCTCGTGAACACATTGCAAAAACATATAACCACAAACCTTCAGGATTTTTACAGGAAAATGGCCTTTAGACTCCAACAATTTGCGTCGTGTCTTTTTAGATCCAAATAAAACATAAGTACGAAATCATTCCTGAACTGAGATTTTTTTAAAATTTCGACCCAAACTTGACTCCGTAACATGAAATTCTACCTTGACTAACTAATTCTATCCGACTATACATGGTTTATCGTTAGTCAACCGTTAAACCATGCCTAGTCGGATAAAGAAAAAGTGTTGATTTCAACTCATATAATTTTGGTCGTGCTTTTTCGGACTTGAACAATGAGTAAGTGCGATCTCATACTCAAACCGAACAATAATTTGAATTTCATACCCGAACTTTAGTTAGAATCCTACCATTAATTACTGTTTGAATCCTACCCGAACTTTAGTTATAATTTGAATCCTACGATTACTGTTTTTTTCTAAAGTGAAGGTTAGAGAGAACCTCTTTTGTGATACATTTATATGTGGGATATCAACTTGAATTTTTTTTATTTTTGCTGTCATGTGGACTTCAATTTGCTACAATAATGGTAGTGTGACTAAATCTGGAATTTTGGGGACGATAAATATTAATTAATAAGAGTTTTAATAAAAGATTCTTTTTACATAGTTTGAAGACTTATGTGTAAATATATAACTTCGAAAAAGTTTGGAGGCCAAGGCTATTATTCACTAAACTATGCTCAGATTGGGTCATGAGTGTAATCTTTCTGTTAATATATCGTAAAAAGGTATTGGTTGGGTTCACCAATATATACATGAGGCTCACGAATATATTGTCATGGTCGGTCAAAACGTATGTAACCAGCTTGCATAAAAACACTATTAAATGTAATCTGATTCATTATTACCAATTTACAGGGAAAATCGTATTTTAAACACCGAAAGTGTCACTTTCTAACACTTTAGACACTAAAGGTTTTTCACTAGCACTTTAAACATTCAAAGTGACATTTTTATCATAATAAACCTCCAACGACGTTTTCCAGTTCATAGGCGACCGATACTGTTCATTTTACAAATTAAAAATTGAATGAAGTTGGAAAAAAATTATAAAAAATTTAAAACAAAATTAAAAAAAAAAATTAAAATTCAAAAAACATAAATATTAAAATTTCAAACTTAAAAATAAAATAAAATATTAAAAATTCTAAAAATTCAAAAATAAGATCTAAAATTAAAATGTCAAATTTAAAAACGAAAATAAAATTTGAAAAATTCTAAAATAAGATCTAAAATATTTAAAAAATAATAATTTCAAATTTTTCTTTATTTATTTGTATTTATATATTTAGAGCATAAGTGTCTTTTGCATCTTTAGTGAAACATTTTTGGTCATTTTCTTTCTTAGAAAATCTTTTTGGGAATTTTTTTTTAATTTTAGATCTTATTTTATAATTTTTTTTAAAAAAAATAAGAAATTTCTTTTTTTAATTTGACATTATAATTTTAGATTTTATTTTTGAACTTTTAGAATTTTTAATATTTTATTTTATTTTAAGTTTGAAATTTTAATTTTATTTTTTATGTTTTTTGAATTTTTAGATTTTTAAAAAATTTTGTTTCGAATTTTTTACAATTTTTTCCAATTTCATTCAATTTTTTTCTGTATTTTTCTGTATTTTTTTTTTTTTAAAAAAGAAACCGACACGTCATCATTTTGACCTTTAAAATGAACCGTACCGGTCGTCTATGAACAGGAAAACGTCTTTGGAGGTTTATTATGATAAAAATGTCACTTTGAAGGTTTAAAGTGCTAGTAAAAAAATTTTGGTGTTTAAAGTGCTAAAAAGTGACACTTTCAGTGTTTAAAATGCGATTGTCCCCCAATTTATACATTAATATTGTGGTCTTATGCATACAAAATAATTAGTTAAACATCAGTATGAAAATTTATGTTTTTGCTTCTGTTTTTTTTTTCTTTAAACGAAAATACTATAACACTACAAATGCATACGTTATCAATGGATGCAGTATGTTAAAAGAAAGAGCCATTTAAGTGATTTCGTGTCGATTATCAGATAAAGTATGCAGTATGTCTTAACATTTTTACAAAAAAAAAAAAAAAAGTATGCAGTATGTTAAAAGAAAGAGCCATATAAGTAATTTCGTGTGGATTCTGATCATTAGTATATAAATAATAATAAAGCAAAGACATCGAATTCCCACTTCTCATGTTACGGTTGATCCTTCATTTTCAGAACTCGATATAGTTCACTACCTTATCGTGAGTTTATTAAGATTTGTAACGCAACAACGCCCTTTTGTCATTACTTTCATTTCAATTGTCAAAATGTTGGTTTTAGCTAACTCCAGTTATTGGCACCTCAAAAGAGATATCATCTTATCTTATGTGGCAAAAGATTACAAGGCAAGTGTCTGTAATGAAAAATCTGACACGATGAGATGTGATAACTATTGTCCAAGATGCGGGAGCCTAAAAAACTGTTACTCATGCCATATTTGAATTCTTCAGTTTTGTAAACATGGTCCCTCAACAACACCGTCTAGTCCTAACATCTTTCCGCTACCGAATATTTATGCCAATATGGATTACCTCAAAGAATTACATTGTTGAACCAGAACTCTTATTATGGATAATTTGGTATATCTAGAAGGCTCAGAATGACAAACTATTAAGGATGATAGACAGGGATCCTTTGGAGTTAGTCTAATATGTAGAAAGTGAGTGTCAGACTTGGTTTAGTGCGAATGAGATGGTACCTCCCTTTCCGTAGGAGCATAGTTGTGAGGAACCCAAAGTCATAAGCTTGGAGAATATATATATTGTGGATGATTCATGGACTTCCACATCGCAGTTTAGTGGTTGTGGTTGAGTTTGGAAGGAAAACATGGGAAAATACAACTTATGGAGATGCGAAACTTAAGAAGGCGAAATACTGCTTTACTGTCGGCATTGGAAGCACTGTGATGGGCAATAAAAAGTATGTTACAACATTCGCCATGTCAGAGCTTTGGGACAGATTGCATAGATTTGATTGTGATGATAAAAGAGCCTCATGTTTGGCCAAATTTTGTAACAGAAATGGAGGCGAGCAAGACGCTACATATATGTTTTTTGAATTTCAAGATATCTCATATCCCGAGAGGAAAAATGGAATTTTGGGCTTTTTAGCTAAGACCGCAAGATCCTTTCATAGAGAGCTTTGTTAAATCGGTTGTTATATTCTGATCTGGTTACCCAGACCACCTCAAGTTTGAATAATATAATAGCCGTTCGATGTCAAAAAAAAAAATTAACTAGAGTTATTGGCAATTTAAAATTTAATTAACTGAAATAGTTTCAGAAACTGTAAAACAGGAAAATAGCTGGGAAAAACAACTCAAGGAACTGGCTTTACGGAAATAGTGGTATCAAGAAACAAAGAAAATTCTTAAGATATATAGATGGAGATTTGATTTGATTTTTAGCTTTCTTGTTTCACTTAAGCAATTCCAATATTAGTTTGTACCTTTAACGTTTCTTTCGTTAATCAGTAAAGGTACAATAAAGACAAAGTTTCATTTGATGGTTTAACGAAAACATTATTTTGTACAAGGTACTGATTAACAACTGAAGTATTGTACGTAGGTTGATCTGTTGGATAATTTCAATTAACTTAAGGAGCAAGTTAACTCATTAAAGTGAAGTTTCATGGGTTAAGGAAAAAGGAAAACATATCGAGCTTAGGAATGTTTCCATATTATTATTAGGAAAAGATGTAGCTTCTTCCTATATAAACAGTTCTCATGGAGAGATGTTCCATCAAGAGAAACACATTGAAAGGTTTAGTTTTGAGAGAGTTTCTAAATCTAATAAGAAGAGAAGTTCTTATAATCTTTGTGTTTGTGCAACTTTAATTGGTATCAGAGCTCCAGGTTTCGAAGGTCGTTTACAAGAGGAGTTGTAACTTCGATCAAAACATGGGAGACGATTCTCAAGCACGTGATAAAGGTCTTGAGATGAAGAAGGACATACGATGTCCGATGCTAACATCGACCAACTACACCGTATGGTCGATGCGAATGAAAGTGATGCTTCGTTTATACGAAGTTTGGGATACGATTGATCCAGGGAGTAACGATGCAAAGAAGANNNNNNNNNNNNNNNNNNNNNNNNNNNNNNNNNNNNNNNNNNNNNNNNNNNNNNNNNNNNNNNNNNNNNNNNNNNNNNNNNNNNNNNNNNNNNNNNNNNNNNNNNNNNNNNNNNNNNNNNNNNNNNNNNNNNNNNNNNNNNNNNNNNNNNNNNNNNNNNNNNNNNNNNNNNNNNNNNNNNNNNNNNNNNNNNNNNNNNNNNNNNNNNNNNNNNNNNNNNNNNNNNNNNNNNNNNNNNNNNNNNNNNNNNNNNNNNNNNNNNNNNNNNNNNNNNNNNNNNNNNNNNNNNNNNNNNNNNNNNNNNNNNNNNNNNNNNNNNNNNNNNNNNNNNNNNNNNNNNNNNNNNNNNNNNNNNNNNNNNNNNNNNNNNNNNNNNNNNNNNNNNNNNNNNNNNNNNNNNNNNNNNNNNNNNNNNNNNNNNNNNNNNNNNNNNNNNNNNNNNNNNNNNNNNNNNNNNNNNNNNNNNNNNNNNNNNNNNNNNNNNNNNNNNNNNNNNNNNNNNNNNNNNNNNNNNNNNNNNNNNNNNNNNNNNNNNNNNNNNNNNNNNNNNNNNNNNNNNNNNNNNNNNNNNNNNNNNNNNNNNNNNNNNNNNNNNNNNNNNNNNNNNNNNNNNNNNNNNNNNNNNNNNNNNNNNNNNNNNNNNNNNNNNNNNNNNNNNNNNNNNNNNNNNNNNNNNNNNNNNNNNNNNNNNNNNNNNNNNNNNNNNNNNNNNNNNNNNNNNNNNNNNNNNNNNNNNNNNNNNNNNNNNNNNNNNNNNNNNNNNNNNNNNNNNNNNNNNNNNNNNNNNNNNNNNNNNNNNNNNNNNNNNNNNNNNNNNNNNNNNNNNNNNNNNNNNNNNNNNNNNNNNNNNNNNNNNNNNNNNNNNNNNNNNNNNNNNNNNNNNNNNNNNNNNNNNNNNNNNNNNNNNNNNNNNNNNNNNNNNNNNNNNNNNNNNNNNNNNNNNNNNNNNNNNNNNNNNNNNNNNNNNNNNNNNNNNNNNNNNNNNNNNNNNNNNNNNNNNNNNNNNNNNNNNNNNNNNNNNNNNNNNNNNNNNNNNNNNNNNNNNNNNNNNNNNNNNNNNNNNNNNNNNNNNNNNNNNNNNNNNNNNNNNNNNNNNNNNNNNNNNNNNNNNNNNNNNNNNNNNNNNNNNNNNNNNNNNNNNNNNNNNNNNNNNNNNNNNNNNNNNNNNNNNNNNNNNNNNNNNNNNNNNNNNNNNNNNNNNNNNNNNNNNNNNNNNNNNNNNNNNNNNNNNNNNNNNNNNNNNNNNNNNNNNNNNNNNNNNNNNNNNNNNNNNNNNNNNNNNNNNNNNNNNNNNNNNNNNNNNNNNNNNNNNNNNNNNNNNNNNNNNNNNNNNNNNNNNNNNNNNNNNNNNNNNNNNNNNNNNNNNNNNNNNNNNNNNNNNNNNNNNNNNNNNNNNNNNNNNNNNNNNNNNNNNNNNNNNNNNNNNNNNNNNNNNNNNNNNNNNNNNNNNNNNNNNNNNNNNNNNNNNNNNNNNNNNNNNNNNNNNNNNNNNNNNNNNNNNNNNNNNNNNNNNNNNNNNNNNNNNNNNNNNNNNNNNNNNNNNNNNNNNNNNNNNNNNNNNNNNNNNNNNNNNNNNNNNNNNNNNNNNNNNNNNNNNNNNNNNNNNNNNNNNNNNNNNNNNNNNNNNN
The DNA window shown above is from Brassica oleracea var. oleracea cultivar TO1000 chromosome C3, BOL, whole genome shotgun sequence and carries:
- the LOC106333229 gene encoding protein transport protein Sec61 subunit gamma-1 gives rise to the protein MDAIDSVVDPLRDFAKDSIRLVKRCHKPDRKEFTKVAVRTAIGFVVMGFVGFFVKLIFIPINNIIVGAT